A stretch of Lactuca sativa cultivar Salinas chromosome 6, Lsat_Salinas_v11, whole genome shotgun sequence DNA encodes these proteins:
- the LOC111877483 gene encoding zinc transporter ZTP29 — protein MDSQVLVALSLSMVGGLSTSLGALFVILAKAPNLKMLGLLQGFAAGLMLSISFFDLAHNAINSIGFLKGNLWFFGGVIFFAIIANFIPEPSLAPTADSKSKKKYGDEGGKDVMKKHRRQVLFSGIITAVGISLHNFPEGMAVFLGSLKGLRVGLNLALAIALHNIPEGVAVALPVYFATQSKWQAFKLATVSGLAEPLGVIIVAYLFPSSLDPEILEGLLGAVGGVMAFLTLHEMLPLAFDYAGQKQAVKAVFFGMAFMSASLYFLEISLPADVGL, from the exons ATGGACTCGCAGGTGTTGGTTGCTCTTTCTCTCTCGATGGTTGGCGGATTAAGTACATCTTTAG GTGCACTTTTTGTGATTCTAGCCAAGGCTCCAAACTTGAAAATGCTTGGACTTTTACAG GGTTTTGCAGCAGGTCTTATGCTAAGTATATCTTTCTTTGATTTAGCTCATAATGCCATAAATTCCATTGGCTTTCTAAAAGGCAATCTTTGG TTCTTTGGAGGTGTCATTTTCTTCGCGATAATTGCTAATTTTATTCCAGAACCATCACTTGCTCCCACAGCAGACTCCAAAAGTAAAAAg AAATATGGAGATGAAGGGGGCAAAGATGTCATGAAAAAACATCGTCGACAAGTTTTATTCAGTGGAATTATTACAGCAGTAG GCATAAGCTTACACAATTTTCCAGAAGGAATGGCTGTTTTCCTTGGATCATTAAAG GGTCTTCGTGTTGGCCTTAACTTAGCCTTAGCTATTGCTTTACACAATATTCCAGAG GGTGTTGCTGTTGCACTTCCTGTTTACTTTGCAACACAAAG cAAATGGCAGGCGTTTAAATTGGCAACGGTTTCTGGGCTTGCTGAGCCTTTGGGTGTCATTATTGTAG CATATCTCTTCCCAAGTAGCCTAGATCCCGAGATTCTCGAGGGCTTGTTAGGAGCAG TTGGTGGAGTTATGGCCTTTTTAACGCTTCATGAAATGTTGCCGTTAGCATTTGATTATGCGGGACAAAAACAAGCCGTTAAGGCCGTTTTCTTTGGCATGGCCTTCATGTCTGCAAG tTTGTATTTTTTGGAGATCAGCTTACCGGCGGATGTGGGCTTGTAG